The Planctomycetota bacterium genomic sequence TCCCCGCATGCCTGAGCTCATCCTGCCCCCGGGCGTCCGCTACACGTGCCTGCGGTGCGGCGCGTGCTGTCGGACGCTCGAGGTCACGCTCACCGACGCCGAACGCGGGCGGCTGCTGGCGCACGACTGGTCGGCCGAGGTGCCGGGGTTCACGGAGGAGCGCGTCTTCGCCCGACGGCGGGGGGCGGCGGGGAAGCAGGTGTGGCGGCTCAGGCCACGGGCTGACGGTGCCTGCGTGTTCCTCACCGGCGAGAACCTCTGCCGCGTGCACGCGAGACTGGGCTACGCGGCGAAGCCGTTCGCCGGGCGGGTTTTCCCATTCGGTTTCGTGGTGACGCCGGTCGGGGTATTCGTGGGGTGCCGGTTCAACTGCCCCGCGGTGGTCCGAGGCAAGGGGCCGACACTGGCCGAGCAGCGGGGCGAGATTCAGCGCCTGTTCGCCGAGTACGCGGCGACCTATGAGCCGCCCCGGGAGGACGACCAGGTGCGCTTCTTCGGACACTGGAAGGTCTCCTGGCGCGACGTGCTCCGCATCGAGGAGCAGCTTGTGGCCTTCCTCGGGCTGCCCGAGGTGCCGTTCGCGCGCCGGCTCCTGGCCTGCTGGATGCTGGTGCGGCAGTTCGTCTCGCAGGCGCTGCGTCAGAAGAGCGGCGAGCGGATGGGGGCCGACCCCGACGAGGTCCTGGCACGGGCGAAGGAGGCGACTCCGAAGGGCAGGCTGGGGCTGCTGGAAGGGATGCTTGTCCGCCTCACGGTGGGAGCCTTCGCGGGGGCCAGCCCGCACTACTGCCGCGAACTCCCGCTGGTGCGGCGGCTCTTCGTGCGTTTGGGCAACCTGGGCCGGCGGCTGAAGCTTGCCCTGGGCGTTGGCAAGGTGCGTTTCCCTGGGTTGCTACGCGCCGCGAAGCTGCGGGACGCCCGGCGAGTGGGGC encodes the following:
- a CDS encoding YkgJ family cysteine cluster protein, whose product is MPELILPPGVRYTCLRCGACCRTLEVTLTDAERGRLLAHDWSAEVPGFTEERVFARRRGAAGKQVWRLRPRADGACVFLTGENLCRVHARLGYAAKPFAGRVFPFGFVVTPVGVFVGCRFNCPAVVRGKGPTLAEQRGEIQRLFAEYAATYEPPREDDQVRFFGHWKVSWRDVLRIEEQLVAFLGLPEVPFARRLLACWMLVRQFVSQALRQKSGERMGADPDEVLARAKEATPKGRLGLLEGMLVRLTVGAFAGASPHYCRELPLVRRLFVRLGNLGRRLKLALGVGKVRFPGLLRAAKLRDARRVGLTRLDGEATAMLERYFAAKVSSQGFFGLACFGRSFAQGFELLAAAYVAVLWLAGARAASEGRSAVGAGDIEYGIEQVDFGYNYLAELGGLSTRMRGAILWHWATVGKALLTLAEPTPKAE